One genomic region from Tripterygium wilfordii isolate XIE 37 chromosome 20, ASM1340144v1, whole genome shotgun sequence encodes:
- the LOC119986587 gene encoding inositol 2-dehydrogenase 2, producing MVASDDGAVVKYGIIGVGMMGREHLINLHHLSSEGVDVVCIADPHIQSQQHALELAHSFNWPLKVFSGHREVLESGLCDVLVVSTPNMTHYQILMDIINHPKPHHVLVEKPLCTTVSDCRKVVDAAKKRSDMLVQVGLEYRYMPPVAKLIEIVKAGTLGHVKMVAIREHRFPFLVKVNNWNRFSANTGGTLVEKCCHFFDLMRLFAGANPVRVMASGAHDVNHKEEIYDGKVPDIIDNAYVIVEFENGSRGMLDLCMFAEGSKNEQEISVVGDIGKGEAFVPESIARFGTRVSGRDGVQTLKATDKRIKYDGLHHGSSYLEHLNFLSAIRAGGEEAPEVELQDGLISVAMGVAAQLSIEKGRFVTIKEVINQDY from the exons ATGGTTGCTAGTGATGATGGTGCAGTAGTCAAGTATGGAATCATTGGAGTGGGAATGATGGGCAGAGAACACCTAATCAATCTCCACCATCTTAGCAGCGAAGGTGTTGATGTTGTTTGCATCGCAGATCCTCACATTCAATCTCAACAACATGCCCTTGAATTAGCCCACTCCTTCAACTGGCCTcttaaa GTGTTTTCAGGGCATCGTGAGGTACTGGAGAGTGGGTTGTGTGATGTGCTTGTTGTTTCGACACCAAATATGACTCATTATCAGATTCTAATGGATATCATCAACCATCCAAAGCCTCATCATGTGTTGGTGGAGAAGCCCTTGTGCACCACAGTCTCTGACTGCAGAAAG GTGGTAGATGCTGCAAAGAAGAGGTCCGATATGTTAGTACAGGTTGGACTGGAGTACAGATACATGCCGCCCGTTGCTAAACTGATTGAAATTGTTAAAGCTGGAACTCTTGGACATGTCAAAATGGTCGCGATACGGGAGCATAGGTTTCCATTTCTGGTTAAG GTTAACAACTGGAACAGGTTCAGTGCTAATACTGGGGGTACTCTAGTAGAGAAGTGCTGCCATTTCTTTGATCTAATGAGGCTGTTCGCTGGTGCAAATCCGGTCCGTGTGATGGCTTCTGGAGCTCATGATGTCAATCACAAGGAAGAAATTTATGATGGAAAG GTACCGGACATCATCGACAATGCATATGTTATTGTGGAATTTGAGAATGGTTCTAGGGGGATGCTTGATCTTTGCATGTTTGCTGAAGGGAGTAAAAATGAGCAAGAAATATCTGTTGTTGGTGATATTGGGAAG GGGGAGGCCTTCGTTCCTGAGAGCATAGCGCGATTCGGGACTCGAGTTTCAGGTAGAGATGGTGTCCAGACTCTGAAAGCTACCGATAAACGAATAAA aTATGATGGGCTGCATCATGGGTCTAGCTACTTGGAACACCTTAATTTCTTGTCAGCGATCCGAGCCGGAGGAGAAGAAGCTCCTGAAGTGGAACTTCAGGATGGACTGATTTCAGTTGCCATGGGGGTTGCAGCACAGCTTTCTATTGAGAAGGGCAGATTTGTTACAATTAAGGAAGTCATAAATCAAGATTATTGA